One genomic window of Nitrososphaerales archaeon includes the following:
- a CDS encoding DDE-type integrase/transposase/recombinase, with the protein MQKQLFKALYIRNSQTKNYMINCIDDCSRKVVSLWSNRKKSRDVLNVLEEWVRVNGNPKKVMHDNGRQFKSKIFRRFMEKNCIKDKAIRNYYPQEQGKVEAYNKIVRNEFLAVEEIASIEDGKMRYAIFVKAYNDEREHGGINGLTPSEMFMQALNSKDSNKKQARVLPM; encoded by the coding sequence ATGCAAAAACAATTATTCAAAGCCCTCTACATACGTAATTCACAAACGAAGAACTACATGATAAACTGCATAGATGACTGTTCAAGGAAGGTTGTGAGCTTATGGTCGAACAGAAAGAAGAGCAGGGATGTGCTGAATGTATTGGAGGAATGGGTAAGGGTTAATGGGAATCCAAAGAAGGTTATGCATGATAATGGGAGGCAGTTCAAGAGCAAGATCTTCAGGCGTTTCATGGAGAAGAATTGCATCAAGGATAAAGCAATCAGGAACTACTATCCTCAAGAACAAGGTAAGGTAGAAGCCTACAACAAGATAGTAAGGAATGAGTTCCTGGCAGTTGAAGAGATTGCAAGCATAGAGGATGGTAAGATGAGGTATGCCATCTTTGTGAAAGCATACAATGATGAAAGAGAGCATGGAGGCATCAACGGTCTTACTCCATCTGAAATGTTCATGCAAGCGTTAAATAGCAAGGATAGCAACAAGAAGCAGGCAAGAGTGTTACCCATGTAG
- the bluB gene encoding 5,6-dimethylbenzimidazole synthase, translated as MSNFSQQEKDGVYKAIHSRRDVRAQFIHDPIPEDVLKRILDAAHHAPSVGFSQPWNFILIKDIEIKRKVKESFSKERERSSKLIEDARRSAYLALKLEGILDAPINLCITYDSTRFGPFVIGRTSISETGVYSVCCAIQNLWLAARAEGIGVGWVSILSNDDLREILGLPEYIEPIAYLTMGYVTHFEDKPDLERVGWLPRLPLNDVIYFERWGNSIGNGWKNLKTLLQDSL; from the coding sequence ATGAGTAATTTCTCCCAGCAGGAAAAGGACGGTGTATACAAAGCGATACATTCTAGGAGGGACGTAAGGGCTCAGTTCATACATGATCCGATCCCTGAAGATGTTCTTAAACGGATACTTGATGCGGCACATCATGCACCATCTGTAGGGTTTTCACAACCGTGGAATTTTATACTCATCAAAGATATAGAAATAAAGAGGAAGGTCAAAGAGTCATTTAGCAAGGAGCGTGAGAGGTCTTCAAAGTTAATAGAGGACGCTAGACGTTCAGCATATCTGGCATTGAAACTGGAAGGCATACTTGATGCCCCGATCAATCTATGCATTACTTATGACTCGACAAGGTTCGGACCATTTGTAATAGGACGTACTAGTATATCAGAGACTGGTGTGTATAGCGTGTGCTGCGCGATACAGAACCTATGGTTAGCTGCTAGGGCAGAAGGTATCGGTGTAGGCTGGGTAAGCATACTGAGCAATGATGACTTAAGGGAAATATTGGGGCTGCCAGAATACATTGAGCCAATTGCATACCTTACAATGGGATATGTTACACATTTTGAAGACAAACCTGATCTTGAACGCGTAGGTTGGCTGCCGCGGTTGCCATTGAACGATGTGATCTACTTTGAAAGGTGGGGCAACAGCATTGGTAACGGATGGAAGAATCTTAAAACGTTGTTGCAAGATAGTTTATAA
- a CDS encoding nitrilase-related carbon-nitrogen hydrolase has protein sequence MRKIRIAVTQFKLRPFKRFEMFRYSVLKLMNKSKNADVVVFGEWFTLGLVAIDIDLEKAKYSDIKGIVKYTDDYIEFFSKLARERDQFIVGGTTVEEENGRYYDTCFMFDPSGRIYKHRKTHLFPLEKEKWGMSEYDTLNVVKTKSVKMGVCICYESQIPECARALALNGAEIIFCPSFTLTDAGYYRIRHACEARSVENQLITVMSSVIGKLSSKLVGIGRSAILSPCDKPWPSNGVIADGVMNREMVVGAEINIDNIYTTREKGAARAHADRIRRSSLYEKWYQSNSN, from the coding sequence ATGCGAAAGATAAGGATCGCGGTTACCCAATTCAAGCTCAGACCATTCAAAAGGTTTGAAATGTTCAGATATTCTGTCTTGAAATTGATGAATAAGAGTAAAAATGCTGATGTCGTTGTGTTTGGAGAATGGTTCACACTAGGTTTAGTTGCAATAGATATAGATCTTGAAAAGGCAAAATATTCTGATATTAAAGGGATAGTAAAATACACTGACGATTACATTGAATTCTTCAGTAAATTAGCAAGAGAAAGGGATCAATTCATAGTTGGAGGCACTACTGTGGAGGAAGAGAACGGTAGGTATTACGATACATGCTTCATGTTCGATCCAAGTGGTCGTATATACAAACACAGGAAAACCCACCTGTTCCCATTAGAGAAGGAAAAGTGGGGCATGTCAGAATACGATACTTTGAATGTTGTAAAGACTAAAAGTGTGAAGATGGGCGTATGCATTTGCTATGAATCCCAGATACCAGAATGTGCAAGGGCGTTAGCGTTAAATGGAGCTGAAATAATCTTTTGTCCATCGTTCACACTTACCGACGCCGGCTATTACAGAATAAGGCATGCGTGCGAAGCAAGGTCTGTTGAGAATCAGCTAATTACAGTAATGAGCAGTGTTATAGGCAAACTCTCGTCAAAATTAGTTGGTATAGGAAGATCAGCTATTCTATCGCCATGCGACAAGCCTTGGCCAAGTAACGGCGTAATTGCCGACGGCGTTATGAATAGAGAAATGGTTGTTGGAGCAGAAATTAACATAGATAATATCTATACAACTAGGGAAAAGGGAGCGGCAAGAGCACATGCGGACAGAATTAGAAGGTCATCGCTATACGAAAAGTGGTATCAGTCAAACTCTAATTGA
- a CDS encoding SMC family ATPase — protein MKFRKLILKGFMRFKEQQELVFPENQVTLIFGENGAGKTSILDAICVGLYGRTFRTSFDVADGFLSIADLVNHESTKASIHIEFENFGHNFAVNREINRKGSTGELLEDGEVKAKDDAVYEYVTSKGLGLDWEGFTKSTVILQGEMNVLTDALPATRKEAFVKLFGLDKYSRYQQIVKKEVEEKVLSVKELESANEVLANEVAKIPQVESSIKRLSKTITKLEQQRTSSGKKVQQLSKLRKNLERDYNTYIKLNEKIDGINEQIASIEKTLDEKKSEQKQLLALQSNFAATKRSYEEFISITKSLAKMRPSKSQYDKLYGKMNLLKNTLNDKKEELASIMKDIEERMAIVNRLKKQIPSSKEIKKVREEMVKLERKKVEIEESRYQLTASMNAAINTLNELRSQMNRIRSKHTCPICSQKIPDTKGLLKRYLKEIKSHEAGIKKRQDHLRSISVQLHRIDQRLANVEVSKSKLESVYSRQDELFEERNRLDALSNKKDKIIKEIEGVSREIEQYKNRLVSLRFSTTEYDSLEKNVTLLRQQKIAEKYSSVQTQLKLLPKIVSEVSKLTSNLLQMKEERRKLLSLVKELQDIEHKFALVKEELQSVEKIHEQNVVTLTKERTNYNTLTKHLAELKKKESVLERNEDAIEKTRATISTLEELMAIFSNIPENILKRLVPYVEKESTAIINELSEGTITAVNIDSETLSIGATIGGEERPIQYFSGGQQTRINMALRIAISRILSKLPHTKEHALASMQTLFIDEGDFGNLDEAGVREAMGVIHNLTREFSRIVLLSHLESVRSNFQGYMVEVVKTTPSQSTIHIPMAAINVQPEVL, from the coding sequence ATGAAGTTCAGAAAGCTAATTTTAAAGGGGTTTATGCGTTTTAAGGAACAGCAGGAACTTGTTTTTCCTGAAAATCAGGTCACCCTTATCTTTGGAGAAAATGGTGCTGGAAAAACATCCATTCTTGATGCTATCTGCGTAGGTCTGTATGGCAGGACCTTCAGAACTTCATTTGATGTAGCCGATGGATTTCTAAGCATAGCAGATCTGGTTAACCATGAGTCTACGAAAGCGTCAATCCATATAGAATTTGAAAATTTTGGACATAACTTTGCTGTAAACCGTGAAATAAACAGAAAGGGTTCCACTGGGGAGTTGCTTGAAGACGGAGAGGTTAAAGCAAAAGATGATGCGGTGTATGAATATGTTACAAGCAAAGGACTAGGCCTGGACTGGGAAGGATTCACAAAATCTACCGTAATACTACAGGGGGAAATGAACGTACTTACCGATGCACTGCCAGCAACAAGGAAAGAGGCGTTTGTTAAACTCTTTGGGCTTGACAAATACAGTCGTTACCAGCAAATTGTAAAAAAGGAGGTGGAAGAAAAAGTTCTTTCTGTAAAAGAGCTGGAGTCTGCTAACGAGGTTCTTGCTAACGAAGTAGCGAAGATACCTCAGGTAGAGAGCTCTATAAAGCGTTTGAGCAAGACGATTACGAAGCTGGAGCAGCAAAGAACAAGCTCTGGTAAGAAGGTTCAACAGTTGAGTAAATTAAGAAAGAACTTGGAAAGAGATTATAACACCTACATAAAATTGAATGAGAAGATCGATGGCATTAACGAACAAATAGCAAGTATAGAGAAAACGTTGGATGAAAAGAAAAGTGAGCAGAAACAACTTCTGGCTCTTCAAAGTAATTTTGCAGCTACTAAGAGATCATACGAAGAGTTTATTTCCATAACAAAATCACTGGCAAAGATGAGGCCGTCAAAGTCACAATATGACAAATTGTATGGCAAAATGAACTTGTTAAAAAACACTTTGAACGATAAGAAAGAAGAATTGGCATCTATAATGAAGGATATTGAAGAAAGAATGGCTATAGTTAACAGATTGAAGAAGCAGATTCCATCATCAAAAGAGATCAAAAAGGTAAGGGAGGAGATGGTCAAGTTAGAAAGAAAAAAGGTAGAGATTGAGGAAAGCAGGTACCAACTTACAGCTTCCATGAATGCAGCCATAAACACCTTGAATGAATTAAGGTCGCAGATGAATAGGATCAGGAGTAAACATACGTGCCCTATATGTTCGCAGAAGATACCAGACACAAAGGGGCTGCTAAAGCGTTATTTGAAAGAGATCAAATCACATGAAGCTGGTATAAAAAAGAGACAGGATCACCTAAGATCCATTTCTGTACAACTTCACAGAATTGATCAGAGACTTGCAAATGTAGAAGTCTCCAAATCAAAGTTGGAGAGTGTTTACAGCAGGCAGGATGAACTTTTTGAAGAGAGGAATAGACTCGATGCGCTAAGCAATAAGAAAGACAAAATAATCAAAGAAATAGAAGGTGTTAGCAGAGAGATCGAGCAATACAAGAATCGTTTAGTATCTTTACGCTTTAGTACGACAGAGTATGATTCATTAGAGAAGAATGTTACCTTATTGAGACAGCAAAAAATTGCAGAAAAGTACTCAAGCGTACAAACACAGTTAAAATTATTGCCGAAAATAGTGAGTGAAGTAAGTAAGTTAACCAGTAACTTATTACAAATGAAGGAGGAGAGAAGAAAATTGCTATCACTGGTCAAAGAACTGCAGGACATAGAGCACAAATTCGCACTAGTGAAGGAGGAACTGCAATCAGTTGAAAAGATTCATGAGCAAAACGTTGTGACTCTAACAAAAGAACGTACCAACTACAATACGCTTACAAAACACCTTGCAGAACTAAAAAAGAAGGAAAGCGTTCTAGAAAGGAACGAGGATGCTATTGAAAAAACGAGGGCAACCATTTCCACATTAGAAGAGCTTATGGCTATATTCAGTAATATTCCAGAAAATATCCTGAAGCGCCTTGTTCCTTATGTAGAGAAGGAGAGCACCGCAATAATAAACGAACTATCAGAAGGCACTATAACTGCTGTAAATATTGACAGCGAGACACTCAGCATCGGTGCTACTATAGGAGGGGAAGAGAGACCTATACAGTACTTCTCGGGAGGTCAGCAGACCAGAATAAACATGGCCTTGCGCATTGCTATATCTAGAATTTTAAGCAAGCTGCCGCACACGAAAGAACATGCACTTGCAAGCATGCAAACTCTTTTCATAGACGAGGGTGACTTTGGAAACTTGGACGAGGCCGGTGTTAGAGAGGCCATGGGTGTAATACATAATTTAACGAGGGAGTTCAGCAGGATAGTACTGCTAAGCCATCTTGAAAGTGTTAGAAGCAACTTCCAAGGCTACATGGTGGAGGTTGTGAAGACAACACCTTCCCAGAGTACGATCCATATTCCCATGGCAGCTATCAACGTTCAACCGGAAGTTCTGTGA
- a CDS encoding exonuclease SbcCD subunit D: MRILQTSDNHLGQVAYSRVDPQTGLNARGLDYLHAFKSICKMALTERVDVLVIAGDLFANATPHPYYTLEVTRLLKRLSKAGTMILIVSGNHETPKTASGLNPLTILSEIDNVFVATEPSTFILGSYDFVCVPAPSKFDEVGAKFSGMLDAALEKSTSDKKILVAHVPVEGAQLGSEQLVEPFAGEYVKPDQIPDRFSYVALGHMHKFQQIQNVSIPMFYSGSSERFDFGEEGEEKYALLVELEEGIKVKPVRLPIRKMITVIDFDCSGSSASKIEKFVLDSIELRASELKNALVRIKLENIDIHENNAISWESIMEKLEDCKVFDYKVQARTTVSLPETAQLGEHYILPPVKELELYVKSKRKYAINAQMLLKMGSKIIKRAEKA; this comes from the coding sequence ATGCGAATACTGCAGACTTCTGACAATCATCTAGGACAGGTGGCGTACTCTAGGGTAGATCCTCAGACAGGGCTTAACGCAAGGGGGCTGGACTACTTGCATGCATTCAAGAGCATTTGTAAGATGGCTCTTACGGAAAGGGTTGATGTGCTGGTTATCGCTGGCGATTTATTTGCAAATGCCACACCGCATCCATACTATACGTTAGAGGTTACACGTCTTTTGAAACGTCTCTCAAAGGCGGGAACAATGATCCTGATAGTAAGCGGCAATCACGAAACGCCCAAGACGGCATCAGGTCTCAACCCGTTGACCATTTTGAGCGAGATCGATAACGTTTTCGTTGCGACTGAACCAAGCACCTTCATTCTTGGAAGTTACGACTTTGTATGCGTGCCGGCTCCTTCCAAGTTTGACGAGGTGGGCGCAAAGTTTTCTGGTATGCTTGATGCTGCGCTGGAAAAATCAACTTCTGATAAGAAAATACTTGTTGCACATGTACCAGTTGAGGGTGCGCAGCTTGGTTCCGAGCAACTTGTGGAGCCATTTGCGGGCGAATATGTGAAACCGGATCAGATTCCGGATAGGTTTTCCTACGTGGCGCTAGGTCATATGCACAAGTTCCAGCAGATACAGAATGTATCTATTCCGATGTTCTACTCTGGCTCATCTGAGCGATTTGATTTTGGAGAGGAGGGTGAAGAGAAGTATGCTTTGCTGGTTGAGTTAGAAGAGGGAATCAAGGTAAAGCCTGTTCGGTTACCCATAAGAAAGATGATCACCGTCATCGATTTCGATTGCTCTGGTTCTTCGGCATCGAAGATAGAAAAATTCGTACTGGATTCAATAGAGTTAAGAGCTAGTGAACTTAAGAACGCACTTGTACGAATTAAACTTGAAAACATAGACATACATGAAAACAACGCTATAAGCTGGGAATCCATAATGGAGAAGTTGGAAGATTGTAAAGTATTCGATTACAAGGTGCAGGCAAGAACAACGGTCTCCTTGCCAGAAACTGCGCAGCTCGGCGAACACTACATTCTACCGCCAGTGAAGGAATTGGAACTTTATGTTAAGAGCAAGAGAAAGTATGCCATCAACGCCCAGATGCTTCTGAAGATGGGTAGCAAAATAATTAAGAGAGCGGAGAAGGCATGA
- a CDS encoding TldD/PmbA family protein: protein MSSEDLALKAVDHARNLGATYADVRFEVRSDKELLIENGSIEHFASTENSGIGIRVLVNGAWGFYAYANPNSMNDVSNAAEQAFKLAKSSSMYVKNKIILADAKAFVDKVTYDYKKDPRESMDELERIARECDKIMRGSNRISKSSVSVGYTYVEKLFVNSDGARIHQQYIDTITSLSATAHESGLTQNVSATEGGRGGIEMLTEHVDVRKTAAHIAQKASELIDAKPAKEHKAQVVLNPDFVALLTHEILGHPSEADRVLGYEMAWAGGAWWTGKLGQKVGSDSLSVSDNPVIKNSLGHYKYDDEGVLAREKILIKNGILNDHMHSRETAVKFNVEPNAGMRATGYEFIPLIRMACTYVNAGDWNREEMIKEVKDGYLICNMKVPSIDMMRYNWSISCQYGYRIRNGEVEGMLRDVIVMGIAPEFFGSIDACSKEFEIRPILNCGKGDPMQTMRMGNGGPYIRGVATVKSVE from the coding sequence GTGAGCTCCGAGGATCTTGCACTGAAAGCGGTGGATCACGCAAGAAATTTGGGTGCTACTTATGCTGATGTTCGTTTCGAAGTTAGATCGGATAAGGAATTGTTAATAGAGAACGGTTCCATAGAACACTTTGCTTCAACGGAGAACTCAGGCATAGGCATACGCGTACTCGTTAACGGTGCGTGGGGATTTTATGCCTATGCGAATCCAAACAGCATGAATGATGTAAGTAATGCTGCTGAGCAAGCGTTTAAACTTGCAAAAAGCTCTAGCATGTATGTGAAGAATAAAATCATTCTTGCAGATGCAAAGGCGTTTGTTGACAAGGTAACTTACGATTACAAGAAGGATCCAAGAGAATCTATGGACGAACTTGAACGGATTGCAAGGGAATGTGATAAGATAATGAGGGGGAGTAATAGAATTAGCAAATCATCAGTTTCTGTAGGCTATACATATGTTGAGAAATTGTTTGTTAATAGCGATGGTGCTAGAATACATCAGCAATACATCGATACTATAACGAGCCTTTCAGCCACTGCGCACGAATCTGGCCTGACACAAAATGTTTCTGCCACGGAGGGCGGACGGGGCGGCATAGAGATGTTAACTGAACATGTTGATGTTCGCAAAACTGCTGCTCATATAGCGCAGAAGGCCAGCGAGCTTATAGATGCTAAACCCGCAAAAGAACACAAAGCTCAGGTTGTGCTCAATCCAGACTTTGTTGCTTTGCTTACACATGAAATTCTAGGACATCCGTCTGAAGCGGACAGGGTGCTAGGATATGAAATGGCTTGGGCTGGTGGCGCATGGTGGACAGGAAAGCTGGGACAGAAAGTTGGTTCTGATTCATTATCTGTTTCTGATAATCCAGTAATAAAAAATAGTCTCGGCCATTACAAGTATGATGATGAGGGAGTGCTTGCTAGAGAAAAAATATTGATAAAAAATGGGATATTGAATGACCATATGCACAGTAGAGAAACGGCAGTGAAGTTTAATGTGGAACCAAACGCTGGCATGAGAGCAACTGGATACGAATTCATACCCTTGATAAGAATGGCTTGCACATACGTAAATGCTGGCGACTGGAATCGTGAAGAAATGATTAAGGAAGTTAAAGATGGATATCTGATTTGTAACATGAAGGTTCCGTCAATAGATATGATGCGCTACAATTGGAGTATTTCCTGCCAGTACGGATACAGAATTAGAAATGGCGAAGTAGAGGGAATGCTGCGTGATGTTATAGTCATGGGCATAGCCCCAGAATTCTTTGGTTCCATTGATGCATGTAGCAAGGAATTCGAAATAAGACCTATTTTGAACTGTGGTAAAGGCGATCCTATGCAGACTATGCGAATGGGTAATGGTGGTCCATACATTAGGGGAGTAGCAACCGTCAAGAGCGTCGAATGA
- a CDS encoding uracil-DNA glycosylase: MKDDLETIAEQVRKCTLCDLCKGRKNAVPGEGCSYARIMFVGEAPGRNEDEQGRPFVGAAGKLLTLALEEAGLSREDVFITNVVKCRPPNNRVPTDQERASCRPYLERQIKLIDPAIICILGRTAYESLLKGGSITSDRGKLVRYENRYYFLTVHPAAAIYNPGLKSIFKKDIIKLGNSLKELESKRGSLEKYL; this comes from the coding sequence ATGAAAGATGATCTTGAGACGATCGCAGAGCAGGTAAGGAAATGTACATTATGCGATTTGTGCAAAGGCAGAAAAAATGCTGTTCCAGGCGAAGGTTGTAGTTATGCAAGAATCATGTTTGTTGGAGAGGCCCCCGGAAGAAATGAAGACGAGCAGGGAAGACCATTTGTAGGTGCTGCGGGCAAACTGCTGACTCTAGCCCTAGAGGAGGCAGGGTTGTCAAGGGAAGATGTCTTCATTACAAATGTGGTAAAATGCAGACCTCCAAATAATAGGGTACCTACAGATCAAGAAAGAGCATCGTGCAGACCGTATCTTGAACGGCAGATAAAATTGATCGATCCAGCGATCATCTGCATACTAGGACGAACTGCATATGAATCATTACTTAAAGGAGGTTCCATAACCTCCGACAGGGGAAAGTTAGTTCGCTATGAAAATAGATATTACTTTCTAACAGTACATCCTGCAGCTGCAATCTATAATCCAGGGCTGAAATCGATCTTCAAGAAGGATATAATAAAATTAGGTAATTCTTTGAAGGAACTTGAATCTAAGAGGGGTTCCTTGGAGAAGTATCTATGA
- a CDS encoding DNA-3-methyladenine glycosylase, with translation MKIIPREFYNRDTVEVAKDLLGKILVRVVDRNILSGIIVETEAYRSTDDPASHSFRGKTKRNSVMFGEVGHAYVYFTYGNHYCLNVVAKDSNTLAGAVLIRSIEPIEGIKHMQRFRGTSDLYNLTTGPGKLTKALNITRMQNGIDVTRKGEIYVLDGNYVDDSCIITSSRIGIRTALEKKWRFLIANNKFVSKKGKNYN, from the coding sequence ATGAAAATAATTCCTAGAGAATTTTACAACAGAGATACAGTCGAGGTTGCTAAGGATCTACTGGGAAAAATACTTGTCAGAGTTGTTGATAGAAATATATTGTCAGGCATTATAGTTGAAACTGAGGCTTATAGATCAACGGATGATCCTGCAAGTCATTCCTTCAGAGGAAAAACTAAAAGAAACAGCGTTATGTTTGGAGAGGTCGGGCATGCTTATGTTTACTTTACGTATGGAAATCACTATTGCCTTAACGTAGTAGCTAAAGATAGTAATACTTTAGCTGGTGCAGTTTTAATACGATCTATAGAACCTATTGAAGGGATAAAACATATGCAGAGGTTTCGTGGTACCAGCGATCTCTACAATTTAACAACTGGACCTGGCAAACTAACAAAGGCATTGAATATTACAAGAATGCAGAATGGCATTGATGTAACTAGAAAAGGAGAAATATATGTTTTAGACGGTAATTACGTAGATGATTCCTGCATAATTACTTCATCAAGGATAGGAATTAGAACAGCGTTGGAGAAAAAGTGGCGATTTCTGATTGCCAACAATAAATTTGTATCCAAGAAAGGCAAAAACTATAACTAG
- a CDS encoding VTT domain-containing protein, with protein sequence MVDVSSLFPFSEEVGYLSLFIVSFVGSAVVFIPVPFFFILVTMSIDPKFNPHILALISAIGATAGKMVIFYGSYYGRRILTDKTKQRMLPLQRLVSRYGWVAAFIAAATPIPDDLVYIPLGLSKYNPMRFLVATLAGKVLLSEVIAVLANVVGLSLLLPYLENIPDITTFYIYLGIFGAVLTLVIIYMLRIDWGKYVGKWFPWTVRDDEESNGDKGNGDDDNRNDKC encoded by the coding sequence TTGGTAGACGTATCAAGTCTATTTCCCTTCAGTGAGGAGGTAGGTTATCTTAGCCTCTTTATCGTAAGTTTTGTAGGTAGTGCGGTTGTCTTCATTCCGGTTCCATTTTTCTTCATACTAGTTACAATGAGTATCGATCCTAAGTTTAATCCTCACATTCTGGCATTGATTAGCGCCATCGGTGCCACTGCTGGTAAGATGGTAATATTTTATGGTAGCTACTATGGCAGAAGAATCCTTACCGATAAGACCAAACAAAGGATGCTACCATTGCAGAGGTTAGTATCTAGGTATGGCTGGGTGGCGGCATTTATTGCTGCTGCAACACCAATACCTGATGACCTAGTATACATCCCATTGGGTCTTTCAAAATACAACCCAATGCGATTCTTAGTTGCGACATTGGCTGGTAAGGTTCTGCTATCAGAAGTTATAGCGGTATTGGCAAATGTGGTGGGACTATCATTGCTGCTCCCCTATCTTGAGAATATACCTGATATTACCACTTTCTACATATACTTGGGTATATTTGGCGCAGTGCTAACTCTGGTAATCATATACATGTTAAGAATTGACTGGGGTAAGTATGTTGGTAAATGGTTCCCATGGACCGTTAGAGACGATGAGGAAAGTAATGGCGATAAGGGTAACGGTGACGATGACAATAGGAATGACAAATGCTAG